The genomic region ACAGAAGACTATATTATAAAAGTCATTCCAGATTGCCCTGCCAAAATAACCGATGCCCCAACTGTAACCATTTGTGGCGCCGAACCGGTAACTTTATCGGTAACCGGATCTCCAAGTGCTTCTTCTTACGCCTGGTATACCACCGAAACCGGAGGTTCTCCAATTCCAGACGCAACCACAGCTACCTACACCACTCCTGTACTAAGTACTACGACTACTTATTATGTTACTGCGCTAAACGGCAACTGTGAATCACTAACCCGCACGCCTATTATTGCCCAAATAAAACCGGTTCCAAATATTACCATTTCGCCTACAACCCTTGAAATATGTGGCGACAAGGATCTCCTTCAGATTTCGGCTGCCGGAAGTACCGAAATCGTGGAACTCTTAAACGAAGACTTTGAAGGTTCCGGCTTAGGAAGTTTTATCAAATCCGGAAACGGAAATTCGGTAACCGAATGGCAACAAAAAACCAGTGTGTATACCACCGTTACCACTGCCTGGAAACCAGCCATAAATTCCGGAGGCATTGGTAATAAATTTGCTTTTACCACGTCTGATGTTGTCGGGAATGGTAAAAACCTGATCATGACTACCTCCAATTCGTTTAGCACAATCGATTTCATCGACCTGACTCTTACTTTCAGACATTATTTTTCTTTCTATGATGGAGGCGAAACAGCCAACATTGATATCTCGACAGACAACGGAGCCAGCTGGACAACCGTAAGAACCTTTTCCTCCAGTCAGGGATATCCCAGTAAATTTGCTGCTGTAAGTATTCCGTTAAATGGATATATAAATGTGGCTAATCTAAAAATCCGTTTCCGTTATGCTGCCAATTATAGCGACGGATGGGCCGTTGACGACATCGTTTTATTTGGTACCCGACCGCTAACTTCCAATTTCACATGGACCGGGGCAATTATTAATGCCTTTATTGATCCGAATGGTACCATTCCCTATATTTCCCAACCGACCAATGTGGTATATATAAAACCTACCGATTCCCAACTGGAGGTAAACAGCTGGTCTTTTACCGCCAATATAGCACTAACCAATGGCTGTACCGCTTCACAATTTCTAACCGTGAATAACAGATCGAAAGTATGGCAGGGTTACACGGGTAACTGGAATGATCCGTACAACTGGCTTCCATTGGGCACTCCTACCGATGTTAATTGCGTGATCATTAAACCTGCCGGGAGTTATCCCACTATTACCGGCACCAATTTTGAGGCTCAGTCAAAGAGTGTAACGATTAAACCAAATGGTCATCTGGAAATTCCCGATGGCAATAGCATCCGGGTGGTCAATACCATCAATGTGGAAAGTGATGGTATTTTCAATGTTGGCAATAATTCCGGAATAATCCAGGAGAATGACGTTCCCAACTCCGGAATGGTCACGATCAGACGGATTACCCAGCCTATGTCCCGTTATGATTACACCTATTGGAATTCGCCCGTTACACTAAACTCCGGGTATACGCTCGCCATGTTGTCGCCCAATACCTTATCAGATAAATATATGCGTTGGGAACCAACAATTAACGGAGGTAATGGCAACTGGATCACGCTTAGTCCTGCAACTCCAATGGATCCTACAATGGGATATATCGTTCGTGCGCCACAAACGTTCGATCCCAATCCGGCCAACAAAATTCACTATATCGCAACTTTTAGCGGTACTCCCAACAATGGTGACATCCTTGTTCCCATTGCGGTCGGAACTGATGCCAATGTGGGCGGGAATGTGACAGCAAATGACGATCAATGGAATTTAATTGGAAATCCCTATCCTTCGGCTATTGATGTGCTCTCTTTTCTCAACGATCTGGATAACAGTTCGCTTTTGGACGGCACTATTTACCTGTGGACGCATAACTCCCCAACATCGGAAGCAAATCCAAATCCTTTTTACGGTTCTTTTACTTATAATTATACCGAGGCCGATTATGCTACTGTTAATCGATTTGGAGCAACTGCTACAGCAACAACCGGAGGTTCCTATCCAAGCCGCTTTATCGCTTCCTGTCAATCTTTTTTTGTAAAAGGTCTTGCTAACGGAAATGTTAAATTCGCCAACTATATGCGGGTGAGTAGCCGGAATGACAACTTTATGAAAGCTGCTCAGCATCCCCAAACGACTCTCAAAAGTCAACCTCAGGATACTCCTGCTCCTACAGAACACCGTATCTGGCTGAATTTAGCAAACGAATCCGGTGCGTTTAGCCAGATCCTGGTAGGGTATCATTCGGATGCCTCCATGGCATTTGACCGCGGACTGGATGGCGAATTATTTGGTGGAAACCATGTCACATTCTATTCAACCATCCCGGATAAGCATCTAACCATACAGGCACGTCCGTTACCCTTTAACGATCAGGATCAGATTCCTTTGGGGTATCATGCCACCGCACATGACAAATACCAAATCGGAATTGATCATGTGGACGGCATTTTCAATACTCATACAATTTATCTGGAAGACAAATTACTCGACAGCATACATGACCTCCGAATTACACCCTATACTTTTATTTCAGAAGCCGGGGTTCACAATAACCGTTTTGTACTTCGTTTTAACAGTAACTCTTTAAACACCCCGGAGTTTAGTCAGGAGAGTATCATCAAAATCATACGCGGAGAGGAACTGACCATAAGCTCAGCATCCAAAAAAATTAAAGATATTGTCATATATGACCTACTAGGTCGTAAAATCGGTCAATATTATAATGTTTCCGCTAATGAAGTTGTTTTGAAAAACATAAAAAAAACGTTTGGCATATTACTCCTCAAAATAACATTGGATGACAATAGCATACTGCATCGAAAAATAATTTTCTAAAATTTTTAATGAATAAAGTAAAAGACATCCTCTGTTTCGTAAAGGATGTCTTTTTTTATATCGCAACTTTGCTATTATTCTTTCTGCAATCTAAACTTTTTAGGCATATTAAAATCCGATCTGTTTATAGCTTCCTACACCTGCTATTCTGGTACTTTTCGCTAAAAAAAGCACTTTCTTAAATTAAAAAATAAACACCTAAAAACAATTAACACTATTATTTTAAAACCAAAAATCATAAATAAATACAAAAAACATACTCAAAATCACAATTAACATGCGGAAACAAAAGGTCAAAAAGTAGACAAAAACGTACTTTATCGATTAAACGGAAACCTTTATCGAAATTCGGTCAAAACGCATTTATCACCCCCTTTTTAGTAGCTAAATTAGTATTGAAAATGAACCACTTAATATTTTCAAGTATGTTAAACAGCTACCAAAACAACCAAAAAACCGGCAACTTTTTTAAAGTTTCCGGTGCTTTTAACGCAACTCCTCTTACCGTTAAAAACACTCCATTATTCAAAATAGTAGCCGGCTTATTATTGTGCTTCCAAATCGGACAGGCACAGGTAAGTTATTATACTTTTTCGGAAAATACCGCGACCTACTCGTCCATATCCGGAACGACCGCCATTGCCACTTCATGGGATAATAACGCCGCCCTTAACATCCCTATCGGCTTTACGTTTAATTACAACAGCACGAATTACACCACCTGTTCTATTTTGTCCAATGGTTTTATCACTTTTGGAACTACTGTAGCAGGCGATGCAGCCGGATACAACCCGATTTCGGTAAACGGAGCCGGTTTTGACGGAGCAATCAGTGCTTTGGGGATGGATCTTAAAGACAACGGGAATGCAATTACCTATACCACTACCGGAACCGCTCCAAACCGGACTTTTATCGTACAATGGAATAATGTACGACGCGTATCTCAGTCCGGGAGTTTTAATTTCCAAATCCGATTAAGCGAAACAACCAATATCATACAAATCATTTATGGTTCCTGTTCGCCAAGCAGCACAACGACATTAAATGCCGAAGTAGGATTGCGAGGTCTTACCAATGCCGATTATAATAACCGATCACAGAGTTCAAACAGCACCTGGTATGGTAATACGTCAAGCGGAACTTCCAACACCAACACCAACAGAACCCGAAGTAACAGTTATCCGAACAACGGATTGGTGTATTCCTGGTATCCGCCGGATTACACCTACACCAACTGTACGCCGGCTTCTACCTCGTCGACCTATTATATTTCCAGTTATAAAATTACTGGTGCTATTGTGGAGGCGTCCAACACTTCCGGTTACAGTACCGGTGGTTATGGTGACTATACCAGTCTTGCTCCGGCTCAGCAAATTGCCGGATCGGATATCAATATTTCGTTAATACTATCCGGAAGTTCCGGTACTACTCAATTTGTTAAAGCCTGGGTCGACTGGAATAAAAACGGTGATTTTACCGATGCCGGAGAAACGGTCTTTTCGCCTACGATTAGTGTCAGTTCTACAACATTTGGGTTTGTGATTCCAGCCGGAACCAATCCCGGTAATTACCGTGTACGTATTCGATCTTATTTATCAAGCTCTTCGTTTTCATCGTGCGGAAGTCTTTCCAATGGTGAAACAGAAGATTATTTGATCAAAGTAATTCCGGATTGCGGTGCTAAAATCACCAGTGCTCCAACAGTTGAATCTTGTGGCACAGGCCCGGTAACCTTATCGGTAACCGGATCATCGGGCGTAACATCCTATCGCTGGTATACTACCGATACCGGAGGTTCTCCTATTTCGGGCGCAACCGCTGCATCCTATACAACGCCATCGTTAAGTACTACGACAACTTATTATGTGACAGCCTTAAACGGCACTTGCGAATCGCTTACCCGTACTCCCATTATCGCTAAAATAAAACCGGTTCCGAATATCACCATTACACCGGCGTCTCCGGAAATATGCGGCGATTCCGATTATTTACAAATCTCGGCAGCCGGTAGCACGGAAGTAGTCGAATTGTTAAACGAAAATTTTGCAGGTACCGGATTGGGCAGTTTTACCAAATCGGGTAATGGAACTACCACTACCGAATGGCAGCAAAAAACCAGTGTGTTTACCACGACAACGGCTACCTGGAAACCGGCTATCAACTCCGGATCGGTTGGCAATAAATTCGCGTTTACCACATCGGATGTAAACACTACCGGTAAAATTCTGATTATGACCACAACCAATTCGGTGAACACCACTAATTTTATCGATTTGACACTTAATTTCAGACACTATTTCTCTTACTATGGAAGTGGTGAAACAGCTAATATCGAGGTATCAACCGATAACGGAACCAATTGGACAACCGTAAAAACCTATACCTCCACACAAGGCTATCCCAGTAAATTCGCATCCGAAAGTATTCCACTAAACGCTTATGTAGGTGTTGCCAATTTAAAAATACGTTTCCGTTATGCAGCCGATTACTGCGACGGTTGGGCCATTGATGATGTGGTACTATCCGGTACCCGTCCGTTAACGTCCAATTTTACATGGACCGGAGCAACGATCAATGCCTATATTGATGCCAATGGTACCACTCCTTATACCAATCAGGCTGTAAACGTGGTGTATATCAAACCATCGGCTTCCCAACTGGAAGTGAACAACTGGTCGTTTAATGCCAATGTACAGCTCACCAATGGTTGTACCGCAACGAAACCCGTAACTGTTACCAACAAAACAAAAGTATGGCAGGGAATTAATGGCAACTGGAATGATCCGAACAACTGGCTACCAGTGGGTGTACCGGCAAATGATAATTGTGTAATCATTAAACCAGCGACGAATTATTCGACTGTAAACGGTTCTAATTTTGAAGCGCAAGCCAAAACTCTAACCGTTCAGGCTAATGGCCGATTGGATATCCCAACCGGAAACGGCATTAAAGTGGTTAACACAATTAATGTAGTGACAAACGGAACTTTTAACCTGGATACCAGCGCAAGCATCGTACAGGTAAACAGTACTATCAATACCGGTATTGTTAACATTAAACGTACTACCCAACCGATGTATCGTTACGATTATACCTATTGGAATTCACCGGTAACCTTAGCTTCCGGATTTACTTTGGGAATGTTATCTCCCAATACGTTATCCGATAAATACATGAGATGGCAGCCCACTATTAGTGGTGGAAGCGGAAACTGGGCTACAGTAAGCTCCAGCACCGTTATGGATCCAAAAATCGGATATATCGTACGGGCACCACAAACTTTCAGTGTTAATCCACTTACTAAAACGACCTATACCGGAACTTTTATCGGAACACCAAACAATGGCGACATCACTATTCCCATAGCGGTGGGAACCGATGCCAATGTTGGCGGTAGTGTAACCGTAGATGATGATCAATGGAATCTGATCGGTAATCCGTATGCGTCTGCAATCGATATTGTAAGCTTTTTAAACGACCCTGCCAACAGTGCTTTAATGGATGGTACCGTATATCTTTGGACGCATAACACTCCGCCATCTGCACTGTCGCCAAGTCCGTTTTATGGTACGTATTCCTATAATTATACGTCGGCCGACTATGCAACGGTAAACAAATTCGGTGCAACTGCTACGGCTGCCACAGGAGGAAGTCTGCCAAGCCGTTATATCGCTTCAGGACAAGCCTTTTTCGTTAAAGGTCTGGCAAACGGAAATGCCAAATTTACCAATAGCATGCGCGTGAGTTTACAAAATAACAGTTTTTTAAAAGCGGCCGATACCACCAAAATCAATCCGGAAACACAAAGTGTAGCCGGAGGCGAACCGGAACAACATCGTATCTGGTTAAACTTAGCTAATGAATCCGGCGCTTTTAGTCAGATTTTGGTT from Flavobacterium sp. WV_118_3 harbors:
- a CDS encoding GEVED domain-containing protein; the protein is MSNSYKKERGSSGFSKVLVRFYVIASKIQNMLLFYAITGLSLCFHTGHSQVRYYNFSERISAYSSISGTTAIAAPWDNASAIDLPIGFTFNYDGTNYTTFSVLSNGFITFGTTVPNDALGYNPISVNGVGFSGAISALTMDIRDNGSPITYTTTGSSPFRTLIIQWANVRRIGQSGNFNFQIQLKESSNLIQIVYGSCSPNGSTPLYAEVGLRGASNSDYNNRIQNTNAVWYGSTNPGTSNTDTCITQDNSYPNNGLTYTWYPPDYTTASCNPSSDFSTYYISSFRITGSIVEASNNSGFTSGGYANYTGRTPAQQIPGSDINISIAVASGPVPFPTQYIKAWVDWNKNGDFTDTGDTVFSSSVSVNSTTFGFVIPVGTNPGNYRLRIRASLFNNPSPCGNQTNGETEDYIIKVIPDCPAKITDAPTVTICGAEPVTLSVTGSPSASSYAWYTTETGGSPIPDATTATYTTPVLSTTTTYYVTALNGNCESLTRTPIIAQIKPVPNITISPTTLEICGDKDLLQISAAGSTEIVELLNEDFEGSGLGSFIKSGNGNSVTEWQQKTSVYTTVTTAWKPAINSGGIGNKFAFTTSDVVGNGKNLIMTTSNSFSTIDFIDLTLTFRHYFSFYDGGETANIDISTDNGASWTTVRTFSSSQGYPSKFAAVSIPLNGYINVANLKIRFRYAANYSDGWAVDDIVLFGTRPLTSNFTWTGAIINAFIDPNGTIPYISQPTNVVYIKPTDSQLEVNSWSFTANIALTNGCTASQFLTVNNRSKVWQGYTGNWNDPYNWLPLGTPTDVNCVIIKPAGSYPTITGTNFEAQSKSVTIKPNGHLEIPDGNSIRVVNTINVESDGIFNVGNNSGIIQENDVPNSGMVTIRRITQPMSRYDYTYWNSPVTLNSGYTLAMLSPNTLSDKYMRWEPTINGGNGNWITLSPATPMDPTMGYIVRAPQTFDPNPANKIHYIATFSGTPNNGDILVPIAVGTDANVGGNVTANDDQWNLIGNPYPSAIDVLSFLNDLDNSSLLDGTIYLWTHNSPTSEANPNPFYGSFTYNYTEADYATVNRFGATATATTGGSYPSRFIASCQSFFVKGLANGNVKFANYMRVSSRNDNFMKAAQHPQTTLKSQPQDTPAPTEHRIWLNLANESGAFSQILVGYHSDASMAFDRGLDGELFGGNHVTFYSTIPDKHLTIQARPLPFNDQDQIPLGYHATAHDKYQIGIDHVDGIFNTHTIYLEDKLLDSIHDLRITPYTFISEAGVHNNRFVLRFNSNSLNTPEFSQESIIKIIRGEELTISSASKKIKDIVIYDLLGRKIGQYYNVSANEVVLKNIKKTFGILLLKITLDDNSILHRKIIF
- a CDS encoding GEVED domain-containing protein, giving the protein MLNSYQNNQKTGNFFKVSGAFNATPLTVKNTPLFKIVAGLLLCFQIGQAQVSYYTFSENTATYSSISGTTAIATSWDNNAALNIPIGFTFNYNSTNYTTCSILSNGFITFGTTVAGDAAGYNPISVNGAGFDGAISALGMDLKDNGNAITYTTTGTAPNRTFIVQWNNVRRVSQSGSFNFQIRLSETTNIIQIIYGSCSPSSTTTLNAEVGLRGLTNADYNNRSQSSNSTWYGNTSSGTSNTNTNRTRSNSYPNNGLVYSWYPPDYTYTNCTPASTSSTYYISSYKITGAIVEASNTSGYSTGGYGDYTSLAPAQQIAGSDINISLILSGSSGTTQFVKAWVDWNKNGDFTDAGETVFSPTISVSSTTFGFVIPAGTNPGNYRVRIRSYLSSSSFSSCGSLSNGETEDYLIKVIPDCGAKITSAPTVESCGTGPVTLSVTGSSGVTSYRWYTTDTGGSPISGATAASYTTPSLSTTTTYYVTALNGTCESLTRTPIIAKIKPVPNITITPASPEICGDSDYLQISAAGSTEVVELLNENFAGTGLGSFTKSGNGTTTTEWQQKTSVFTTTTATWKPAINSGSVGNKFAFTTSDVNTTGKILIMTTTNSVNTTNFIDLTLNFRHYFSYYGSGETANIEVSTDNGTNWTTVKTYTSTQGYPSKFASESIPLNAYVGVANLKIRFRYAADYCDGWAIDDVVLSGTRPLTSNFTWTGATINAYIDANGTTPYTNQAVNVVYIKPSASQLEVNNWSFNANVQLTNGCTATKPVTVTNKTKVWQGINGNWNDPNNWLPVGVPANDNCVIIKPATNYSTVNGSNFEAQAKTLTVQANGRLDIPTGNGIKVVNTINVVTNGTFNLDTSASIVQVNSTINTGIVNIKRTTQPMYRYDYTYWNSPVTLASGFTLGMLSPNTLSDKYMRWQPTISGGSGNWATVSSSTVMDPKIGYIVRAPQTFSVNPLTKTTYTGTFIGTPNNGDITIPIAVGTDANVGGSVTVDDDQWNLIGNPYASAIDIVSFLNDPANSALMDGTVYLWTHNTPPSALSPSPFYGTYSYNYTSADYATVNKFGATATAATGGSLPSRYIASGQAFFVKGLANGNAKFTNSMRVSLQNNSFLKAADTTKINPETQSVAGGEPEQHRIWLNLANESGAFSQILVGYNAQATMGFDRSLDGQSFGGNGVTFYSIIPEMNLTIQARALPFNEQDQIPLGFNADSQNTYEIGIDHLDGIFNTHAIYLEDKMLNVIFDLRTAPYSFTSAAGTFNNRFVLRFANSTLGTGEFSLENGIKVLRGNELAVHSATEKIKDITAFDLLGRKIDEYKNTNENDIILKNVKKSSSVVLLKITLENGATVDRKTIF